CACCTAACCGTGCAGGGATTTTATTGCCAACAGAAAAGGACAATGCAGGAGAAGATGTATTGATGTTGGTAATGCCTGTAATGTTAAATAGTTAAGTATATTTACAAATTACGAATAATAAAAGCCATTTCAATTTATTGAAATGGCATTTTTGTTTCTACTTGTGTTTTTAATATTTATATGCGGTCATCTATGTAATCTGTGGTGAAAATATCTTAAATTTGAATATGAAAAAACTACTACTCTCCATCTTCACCTTTGTTGCAACATTCGCAACTGCTCAAACAACAGTAATTGACAGCATTATTTCCGGTGGAATTTATCGTAATTATAGAATTTATATCCCCGCAGCCTATACAGGAACGACCCCACGTCCAATGGTGTTCGATTTACACGGCTATACGTCCAGTGCAATTGCTGAACAAGCCTATTCCAATTTTATGCCCATTGCTGATACAGCAAATGTAATTTTTGTTTACCCAAATGGTACACGAGATGGCAGTGGACAACCATTTTGGAATGCCGGATTTGGCGTAGCGATGGATGATATCGGATTTATTTCAAACTTAATTGATACCTTATTGATACAATACAATATTGATGCGAATTGTGTGTATTCCTGCGGGATGAGTAATGGTGGATATATGAGTCATACATTGGCTTGTGAGTTGAATTCTAAAATTGCTGCCGTTGCTTCTGTTACCGGAAGTATGTCAACGCTACAGCTTGCTACTTGTACACCGAATCGCCCTGTGCCGGTCATGCAAATTTCAGGTGATGCGGACGGAACGGTTGTTTATACCGGCAGTGCAGGTTCTATGGGAATTGATGCCTTGGTCGATTATTGGGTAACAAACAATAATTGTACTTCTACTCCTGTTTTTACGAATGTGCCCAATACGAGTTTAACGGATGGATGTACCGCAGAACATTATGTTTATAATGGAGGCGACTTGGGTTCTACGGTTGAGAAATATAAAATTATTGGTGGCGGTCATACATGGCCGGGTTCTCCTTTTACAATTGGGGTTACCAATCAAGATTTTAAAGCATCTGAAAAAATTTGGTTGTTTTTTAGAAAATATAAATTGAACCAATTTGTTGGAATGAATGAATTGAAAGGTACTGAGCAGTTTAACCTTTTCCCAAATCCCGCTACAAATACTGTTACGATTGAAGGAGACAATATTTCTTCAATATTAATTTACGATGTAAATGGGAAACTGATTTTAGAATCAACACAAAAACAAATAGATGTTTCTGCTTTAGCAAAAGGAGTTTATTCAGTGGTTGTGATTTCTGACAAAAATAGAAGCGTAAAAAAATTGGTGAAGATGTAATTACAACATCTTCACAATTTCATCACTCATAGGGTTTACAGCGGAAGAATAATATTTCACCAATTCTCCGTTTTCATTTATTAAGTATTTGCAAAAGTTCCATTTCGGAGCTTCTGTATTCCAGCCGTTTTGTTTTTCATCTGTTAACCAGCTGTAGAGTTCATTATTTGTTACATCTACTTTTTCAAAAAGTTGAAAGGTTACGCCAAAGTTTTTTCTACAGAAAGCGCCTATTTCACTATTCGTTCCGGGTTCTTGTCCACCAAAATTATTGGCTGGAAATCCTAAGATGGTTATTTTGTTACCATGTGTTTCATGAAGCTGTTGTAATTCATCATACTGAGGTGTATAACCACATTCGGAAGCGGTGTTGACAATTAAAACCTTTTTGCCTTTGTAAGTAGAAAAATCAATTTCTTTTCCTTCAATGGATTTTAATTTGAAATCATAAAACGATTTTGCATTTGCATTCATCTTGGTGTTTTTGGGTCTTGTTGAAACTCCTTTTGGTGATAATAATTTAAGCAAGAGGTATTTTAATTTTTTCATAAAATGTAGTTGTTGTATCACACATAACACAGATTGTTGCGGATTGTTTAATAAATGTCTTCATAGATTATCTGTGTTAACCCATGTAATCTGTGTTGATCTATTCCACAATCCTTAACTTTGCAAATTTGATTAATAATTGTTTCTGTCCGATTCCATCAAAAAAGATGGTGGCTTTGTTGTTTGGGAAATCGCCATCCATGCTCACCACTTTCCCACTTCCAAAGCGATCGTGTTGTACTTGCATTCCCACTTGGAGTCCACGTAAACTCTCCGTATCAAAATCGCTGGTGTTTTTTGAAGCGCTGTTCACCTTTACCAGCTTTTTATTAATAACAGGGCGTTGTACAAATGTTTCTTTCGGTTTTCCGGTGGTCTGTAGTTTTGGTTTTGTCGAATACTCTTCATCTCCAAACATACGGCCGTTATTCTCAGCAGGCAATTGAATGTATTTTGAATCCAGTTCCTCAATGAATCGGCTTGGTTCACTGTAAATTAAATTTCCCCATCGGTAACGTGAGGTTGAGTAGGTTAGGGTTACACGTTTTTCAGCTCGGGTAATGGCAACATAAAACAATCTGCGTTCTTCTTCTAAATCTGCTCTGTCTGTGAGTGACATTTGTGATGGGAATAAATTTTCTTCTAACCCAACAATGTATACATATGGAAATTCCAAACCTTTGGCAGCATGGATGGTCATTAATACAACTTTGTTTTTATCTTCTTCTGTCTCATTTTTTTTGTCCGCATCCGTCATTAATGCGATATCCTGCATAAAGATGTTTAACGTTGAATTTGGCTTAAGTTCCGGTTGTGTTTCATCGTTCAGCGAAGTTTCTGAAAACAGCAAGCCTCGCTCAAGTTCTTGGTTTTTGATGGTTGCTTCTTGATTCTTTTCTCTTTCTTCTTGATTTTCTTTTTCGGTTTCGTCCATCACAATTTCAAGCTCTGTTTCGGTAAATTCCTTCATCCCGTTTAACAATTCCTGAATGTTTTCATGACGACTAACACCTTCCGGAGATTTATCTGCGTATAAGTCTTTTAAAATTCCGGAATGGATAGCAATGTGCTGACCTAAGTCGTATGCATTTTGCGTTTTCAATTGTGCAGAAAAGCTTTTAATCATGCTGGCAAATTCATCCACTTTTGTTTTTGAGCCAGCATTTAAACCGATATCAAATTCGTTAATGTTTTCGATTACTTTCCATAAGCTAATGTTATGGTCGTTGGCAGCAACAATGATTTTATCAAGGGTGGTATCACCAATACCACGAGCAGGATAATTGATGATGCGTTTTAAGGCTTCTTCATCATTATTGTTAATGGTTAATCGGTAGTAGGCCAATAAATCTTTTATTTCTTTTCGCTGATAAAATGATAAACCTCCATAAATGCGATAGGCAATATTTTGTCTACGCAAGGCTTCCTCCATCGCTCTCGATTGGGCATTGGTCCGATATAAAATTGCAAAGTCGCGATTGTGAGCTTGTTCATTCATTTTCGTTTCGAAAATGGAATTGGCAACAAAATTTCCTTCTGAATTGTCGCTTTCTGTTCTTACAACTTTGATGATATCCCCTTCATGATTGTCTGTGAAGACATTCTTTTTCAGCTGATCTTTGTTTTTTGCAATTACTGAGTTTGCAGCACCAACAATATTTTTTGTTGAACGATAGTTTTGTTCGAGTTTAAAGATGCGTAGTTCGGGATAATCTTTTTCGAAGTTTAAAATGTTTTGTATGGTTGCACCACGAAACGCATAGATACTTTGTGCATCATCGCCCACCACGCAGATGTTTCGGAATGCGGCAGCTAGTTGTTTTACAATTAAGTATTGTGAAAAATTGGTATCCTGATACTCATCCACCAAGATATACTTGAATTTATGTTGGTATTTATGAAGAATAGCGGGAAAATCACGTAATAAAACATTGGTATTAAACAACAAGTCATCAAAATCCATTGCTCCTGCTTTAAAACAGCGGTTACGATAAATTTCATAAATAATTCCCATTTTAGGCTTGGCTGCCTGGCGATCTTCCTCTTGTATTTGAGGATTATTCAAATAGGATTGAGCCGAAATTAAATTGTTTTTTGCAGATGAAATTCGGGATAAAACGCTGCCCGGTTTGTAAATTTTATCATCCAAGCCTTGCTCTTTTAAAATCGTCTTTATCAGACTTTTCGCATCATCGGTATCGTAGATGGTAAAATTGGTGGGATAGCCTATTTTTTCGGCTTCGCTACGCAACATTCTAGCAAAAACAGAGTGAAAAGTACCCATCCAAATGTTCTTTGCTTCTGAATGCCCTACAATTTTGGCAATACGCTCTTTCATTTCCTTGGCAGCCTTATTGGTAAAGGTGAGTGCCAGAACATTAAAAGGATCTACTCCTTTTTGCAGTAAATGAGCAATTCGGTATGTTAAAACACGTGTTTTCCCGGAACCGGCTCCGGCAATAATCATTTCCGGCCCTTCGGTACACTCAACTGCCTCTCTTTGAACCGGATTCAGTTCATCTAAATACGTTTTTGACATAAATTGCAAAATTTTGCCCAAAAATAAGCTAAAAAATAAGCTAAAAAGCAGATTTTAGGGGGTGTTGAAAAGTAATCCGTAATATTTTTTAAGCCGATGCAACTTTTAAGCGAAAATTGACATCTCAGGTATAGAATTTGTAAAATATTTTTTGGAAATCAATATAATTAGTAAATTAGTCGGATATTAAAAACAAAACTATTAAGAAAATGAAAAAATTGATCTATTCGCTTGTAATTACATTATTAATGGGATTATCGGTAAACACTTTTGCTCAAAAAGCTCCAATTGCAACAATGGCTTATTTGAATGTAAAAACGTCTAAAAAAGTGGTAGATGAAAATACTGCGATTGTTACATTTCAGTTGAATAACATCTCAGATGCAACAATTATGCAAAAATACAAGAACTCATTCGCTAAATTTCAACGAGTAAAAGAAGTAAATGCTACTTTGCAAAAAGGAAATATGGCTTCTTATTCAATTAAAATGGATAAAGCTGGTACATTAGAAACATTACAAAAAATGTTTACCACCGCTCGTATTGAGTCTGTAAATGTTGATGGAACCGTTGTTCCAACAAAAGATCTTGCGAAGTACAAGCAAAATAAAGCAAAAAAATAAACTAATTTTTAATACAGATAAAATGGGTATTACAGAAGTGTAATTCCCATTTTGTTTTTTTTACCCATTCATATTGTGGTCGAACCAGCGAACAAACAATTGCATTTTATTATTGGCATCGGCCGTTCAGGAACCACTATTCTGAATAAGATTTTAAATTCTCATCCTTTTATTCATAGTTTGCCGGAAGCAAATTTTCTTCTTTTTTTTCTGAACGATTACAAGCACGTAACCCGTTTTACAAAAGAGAACATTGAGTTAATGTTTCAACAAATTAAAATCTTTTCATTGTCGCATCCACTTGTAGGATGGGAGTTGGATTTCGATGCTGCCAAACAAAAATTAATTGATCTCGTTTCCACGAAAGAGGTTTCATATGCAACACTTTGTAAAACCATTTATTCCGAGATTAAGGTAACCGGAAAAGATAAATCGGATGCAATCATGCTGATTGATAAAAACCCGGCATTTACATTGTCTGTTAAGCAACTTGAGAAACATTTTCCCGAAGCAAAATTTATTTTATTGGTGAGAGATTATCGTGCAAACGTTTTGTCACGTAAACAAAACGCATATTTAAAATCTCCTCGAGTACCTTATAATGCTACCCGTTGGAGAGTGTTTAATGTGATTGCTTACAGGTTTTATAAACAGCATCCGAATAAAGTGCTGCTGTTGCGGTACGAAGATTTGGTGAGCGATTATGATGCTTCCATGAAAAAAGTGTTTGCATTTTTAAACGTGAAAGAAGAAGACATGAAGGAAACGGATTTGTCGAAGGTAGATGTTGCTAAAATGGAAATTGCGGAAGAGCATAAAAAGTACTTTAAAAAGAAGTACGATGATTTAAGTAAACCCATCAATACAAGTAGGGTGAATGCTTGGCAAACAGAATTGAGTAAAGAGGAAATTGTTGAGTGTGATGCTATTTGTGCCGGTTTTGCAAAGGTATACGGCTATGAAGAATTTGCTCCGGTTTCGTTTTTTAAAAAGGTGAGCATTCTCTTTAAATATTTATTTATAATTATCCCTTCTTATTTAGATATAAAAAAAGATCAGCTACTTTATCATGTTTCTGCAAAAATGAAAATGAATGCATTGATTAAACGACATGAAAGTTTAGGTTTTATTAAATCCGATTCCTCGAAGGAGAAGGCCTGAAAGCCACAGGGAGCCTGTATTTTATTTTAATGAGAATTCCCCAAACGGACGTTTTTAAATAACAGTAACGATAGTAAAGTTTGTTTGAGAGCGAAGGAGCTTGTGTAGGAAGGTGCTTCTCATAACCAAATCGAGCTGCTAGTTTTTCACAAGCATAATCCAAGAGCGAAATTTCATCTGCATTTAATTCATTAACAAAGGCATTGACACGTTCTGTGTTGACTTTTTTATCGAGATTTGAATGCATTCGCTGAATTTTTTCATTCTTCTCTTTTGAAATATTCTCTACGGCATGTTTTTTCATTTCTTTTGAAAGCTCTTGAAAATTGAGCATCTCATCTGAATAAGCTACACCTAGATAGGTGCAAAGCGATTTTAAGGACTCGGTAGGTTGTCCTGCCAAATCTTCATATCTGATTAAATGAAAGGGAATATTGTTTTTTGCTAAACTTAAAAAAATTCGTTCGTAATAGTAATTCCAATCGGCAGCAAGCTTATGAATCGGTACGTTTTGGTCTGAATATTTTCTTCTTGAAATGATGTTGTCGCGGTAATCTCTCACAATGATGATGTATTTCGATTGCGGGAAGATTTCATTCAAAACATCAATGTGTAAGGAATAAGAAGGGTTTTTGTCAATCACCCACTGAACATTTGATTTGTTTTTCTGTGAAAACGGATAATTCAAATAGGCCAATTTACACACATTTGCAAAACTTTTGTCGGTAGCGTGTTCGATGTCTGTTTTGAGCTCAGGAAGCGGTTTCCAGATGCTGATGACCCTGTTGAAATTTTGATTAAATAAATCAATAAAAGAGTCAACTACTGCTGGGTCATTAAAATTCTTTTTGATGAAAGGACTATAAGAGTGAATGACAAATTCGTTCTCAGGGCTTGCTATAATTTCAGGATTGGAATTGAGCATATTGGTGAGTAAAGTCGTCCCAGAACGTCCCATGCCAACAATAAAGGCAATTTTGGGTGAAAAAGAATGAGGATTTACTTCGGTCATTTATCTGTCAATTCTAGTGAAATAGCATCTACAATATACAAAGTAAAAGTAACAATAATTCGTTTATTTAGGTATTTTTAAGATATTTGTATAACTCGCAATCAACCATAAAAAATGACGCTTATTGATAAATATTTTCCACTGATTCCAGGGACTTCAGAAAAATCTATGGCTATTTTTGCGACTCATCGATTGCGTGCATTTTTTGTGGCAATGGTCCAGTTTGCTTTAATTCTTTTTGTCGTTACGCGCTATCATTTTGAAAAATCATCCGGAATTATCGATTATGCTCCTTTGTATTTCTTGTGTTTGTTGTTTATAGTTTTATTCCTATTCGATTTCGACCGGCATTTCTATTTCTAAGTTGTTTAGCACTTGTCTATTTTGCTTTTGGATTATTGGCAGGAACATTTTTTATTTTCATCGGTCTCGGATTGATTTTCATTTGTCACCTTCCTATTTCTTTTAAATACCGTGCTGCGCTGATTTTATCAATTGCAATCGTACTGGCTTTGTTTCGAACGGAATTTATTTATTTGCCTTGGATGACAATGACAGCCATGTACATGGCACCTTTGTTTATGTTTCGTCTCATCATCTATTTGTATGAAATAAAAAACGGATTGGTACCTGCTAATAAGTGGCAAAGCATCAGCTATTTTTTTATGTTTCCAAATGTTTTTTTTCTGTTTTTTCCAATCGTAGATTATAAAACCTACATCAATACACATCTTAATGTTGCCGAAAAGGAAATTTGGCAAAAAGGAATTCGTTGGATGTTGAGAGGTTTGATACACATGATGTGCTATCGTTTTATCTGCTTTAGTTTTTTAATTGGCCCTATTGAAGTTGTTGATTTGCCAACCTTGATGCAATACATGGTGGTGAATTATGCCCTCATCATTCGCTTGTCCGGGGTCTTTCATTTTATGATTGGCCTGTTGTGTATGTTTGGATTTAATCTCCCACAAATATTTGACAATTATTTTACTGCTACAAGCTTTGTTGATTTGTGGAGGAGAATAAATATTTACTGGAGAAATTTCGTTCTCAAAATCTTTTTTTATCCGATTATGTTTCGGTATAAGAAAATATTGAAAAAAAACTTGTTGGCTTTTACCATGATGACCGTGTTTTTTATTACATGGTTGATGCATAGCTATCAGCTTTTTTGGATAACCGGAGTTGTTTCCGTTAGATCCATTGATGTTATTTTTTGGATGGTGATTGGTACATGTATTACCACAAATTCTGTGATTATAGAAAAGCGAACACTTTCGGAAAATACCATTGTAAAACCAAGATCGGATTTGTGGAAATTCAGTATGAATATTCTTAGAATGATTGGGATGTATTTATTCATGTCTATTATGTGGTCGCTTTGGAATTCCAGCTCTTTGGAAGATTGGTTTTTTATTGTTTCAAAAGGTAAATTAGCTGACGTTAAACAAATATTGGTAATTGTTTCAATCCTTTGCGGAGTGATTGTTTTAGGTGTTGTTGTTCAGTATGTTTTAAAAAACAAGAATGTTAAAAAATGGATCACTGCAAAGCCCCATGAAACGTTGGTGCTAACTGCGTCTTCACTTTTGTTGTTAACACTGTTTTCATTCACTGAGGTTCGCGCTCACCTTCCCGTGTTTATGCAAGGTTTGTATGAAAACATAACAGATGGTTCGCCCAATAAGTTGGAGAAAACAAATGCCGAAGCTGGATATTATGATAAGCTGATTGAAGGTGATGAGGGAAATACAATTGGAATTGGGGGTAAATCATTAAGAAAAATGGTGACCAAAAATCCCTATACCAATGCTTATTTTATTACCGAAAGTATTGTAAGAAGACGAATGAAACCGAATCTGCATATTGAAGGATTGGATCATAATTTTAATAGCAATAGCTTTGGTTTACGTGATAAAAATTACAGTCATGATAAGCCTGCAAATACTAAACGGTTGGCTTTGTTAGGAGGTTCTTATCAGATGGGTTCTGGAGTTGATAATGATAAAGTGTTTGAAACCATTGCTGAAGAGCGTATGAATAAAGAAATGGTCGACAGCATCAACCAACACTATGAGATTTTTAATTTTGCAGCCGGTGGATATTATCTTTTGCAACAAGTCGAAATTGTGAATACACGCGTTTTTGAATACGATTTTGATGGCTTAATTTATTTTGCTCATACGGATGAGCGAGGTAAAGTTGTAAAAGAATTTACTACAATTATTAAACATAAATTACCCTTAAAATATCCTTTTCTTGATTCAATAGTGAAGGTAAGTGGCGTAAAGCCTTATATGAGTGTATTGCAAATTAGAGAATTGATTGCTCCCTATGCGGATGCTATTATGAAATGGGGCTATAAAGAAATATTTAATCAATGTAAAAAGAATAATGTTGTTCCAATATGGGCATATATGGAAACCACTACGGAGTTTGTAAATGACAAAGAATATAATGAACTAAAAGCGTATGCCGAATCATTAGGTTTTGTAACTTTGGATTTAAGAAACACTTATGGCAATATCGATCGAGTCGAAATTCAGATTTCAGATTTAAATACACATCCAAATGTCCTTGGCCATCGCATTATTGCCGAACGCTTTTATAATGAGTTAAGAAAGAAAAAGAATCGTATTTTTAAATTGGTGGAATAATATAGTAGTTTGTCAAACTTAAACCCTACAAACATGAGTGCAGACATTAACGAAATAAAAGAAACAGTAAAAACGTTTGTGAAAATGCGTTTTCTGAAGAATGCTGAAGACAAAGAATTAACGTATTCTACAACTTTAATCAGTGGTGGATTGATTGATTCTATTTTAACCATGCAATTGGTTGTGTTTTTGGAACAAACCTATCATTTCGAGTTTCAAGCACACGAGGTGGATAAAGATAATTTGGATACCATTGATATCATTTCTGCTTTTGTTGTTAAAAAGCTGAATGGATAAGATAGGTAAGCTATATCAACTTCTCGAAAAATCGGCTGAATTATTCCCGAAAAATACAGCTATTGTGTTTGGTGGATTACAAATTTCTTATCATCAATTAAATTCTGTAGCCAACCAAATTAAACAAACACTTCTTACTATAGGCGTGAAAGAAGGCGACCGTGTAGCTATTTCTGCGCCTAAATCCATTGAATTTGTTGCTTCCATATTCGGTGTTTTAAAAACCGGTGGTGCCTATTTGCCGGTAGATTATTCAGCTCCCATCGAGCGTAATAAATTTATTATTCAAAATTGTGAAGTTGCAGCACTTATCATCCATAAAGATATTTTTGCTCGTTTTGAAAATGAATTTGATCTTGTGGAGACGATTGGAAACGATTTGATTATTGCAAAAAATAAAATCGCCAATCTGAAAAAATCTCCGGAAGATTTAGCATATGTTTTATATACCTCTGGTTCTACTGGTCTTCCTAAAGGTGTGATGTATTCAAATGCGGCAGCACTTGAATTTGTAAACTGGAGTTCGAATACATTTCATCCTACGGACACGGATTGTTTTTCATCTCATGCTCCTTTTCATTTTGATCTTTCGATATTCGATGTATTTGTTTCCATCAAACATGGAGCAACATTAGTGCTAATAAAAGAAGACATTGGGAAACAACCACTCCTGCTTGCTCAATTGATTGCGGAGCAAAAAATCAGTATCTGGTATTCTACACCTTCCATTTTAAACATGTTGGCGGAATATGGTAAGCTAGAAAAATATGATTTCAGTGCCCTAAGAATTGTATTGTTTGCCGGAGAAGTATTCCCTTTCATAAAATTTAATAGCCTTAAAAGTAAAATTCCTACTCCTGAATATTTTAACCTGTATGGGCCTACAGAAACAAATGTTTGTACCTATTACCATTTACCAACTAGGATGGAGACAACTATTCCCATCGGTAAAGTGTGTGAGCATTATCAAAGTGTTATTTTGGATGGTGAGCTACTAATAGCTGGTTCAGGTATTATGTTAGGCTATTGGAATCCGGATGGTAAAAATCCGTTTTGGAATGATTCTAATGGTAAATTGTGGTATAAAACAGGAGATTTGGTGGAAGTTAATGGAGATGGTAACTATATTTTTAAAGGTCGCAGAGATCGGATGGTTAAACGGAATGGTTATCGAATTGAGTTGGATGAAATAGAAACGGTATTGGATAAACATCCCAATATCAGCAAAAGTGCAGTTGTAGGTTTTGTAAACTCAGATGAACAAATGTTAATTTCAGCTGTTGTTCTATTAAAAAATGAGGATGAAAGATCTGTCATAAAAATGAAAGAATATTGTATGAATCACCTACCTTCGTATATGGTTCCGAACGACTTTATTTTTGTTGAGGAATTGCCATACACATCCAGTCACAAGGTGGATTATCAACAACTAAAACGACTCGTTTAAATGGAACTTTCTTTAACATCGGAACAAAAATTAATTCAAGAAAACATTATTGGTTTTGCTAAAAAAGAGCTGAACAAAGATGTAATAGAACGCGATCAGCAACAACAGTTTCCCATTGATTTATGGAAAAAATGCGCAGAACAAAAGCTGACCGGACTTCCTGTTGATGAAAAATTTGGTGGTGCAGGATTGGATCCTTTTACCGCGATCATCGCATTGGAAGCATTAGGCTATGGGTCGGAAGACGGAGGATTGAATTTCTCCGTTTGTGCTCATTTATTGGCGTGTGTAATTCCAATCTGGAAATATGGCAACGAAAACCAAAAGAATAAATACCTTCCCGATTTATGCAATGGAAATAAAATTGCTGTAAATGCAATGACAGAAAGTGAATCCGGGTCAGATGTTTTTAATATTAAAACAACAGCTAAAAAGAAAGATAATGGTTTTGTTATCAATGGAACAAAAACGTTTTGTTCCAATGGTCCAGTTGCAGACGTTGTATTGGTGTATGCACTAACCGATGAGAGTAAAGGCTATTATGGCGGTATTACAGCTTTTATCGTTGATAAAAATGCAATAGGATATAAAGTTGGTCAGCAATACGAAAAAATGGGATTGCGTACTTCTGGAATTTCTGAATTGATATTTGAAAATGTATTTGTAAGTGAAGAAGATATTGTTGGTGGCGTTGGTGGTGGTGCAACCGTTTTTAATCATTCAATGGAATGGGAACGAACTGGAATGGCTGCTTGTCATGTCGGGACCATGCAAAAATTGTTGGAGAAATCCATCGAATATGCGCAAACCCGAAAATCAGGAGGTGAAGTAATTGGTAAAAAACAAGCAGTATCACACCGTATCGCAACAATGAAAATTCAGTTAGAAGCCGCTCGCTTGCTTACATACAAATCGGCTCTTGGTTTGGAAAAGAATAAAGAGAATACGATTCATGCAGCTTCAGCCAAGCTATTTGTGAGTGAAGCCTATGTTGCTGCAGCTATGAGCACCATGCAGATTTTTGGAGGAAATGGGTATATGACAGAATACGGTATCGAACGAATTGTTCGGGATGCACTGGGAAGTACGGTTTATTCTGGGACATCCGACATACAGAGAAATATTATTTCCCGTTTGCTTGGACTCTGATTTTTTAGTATTTTAGTTTGATAAACACTTACTGATCATGAAACAATATGATGTTATAGTTATTGGCGGAGGACCATCCGGAT
This window of the Bacteroidota bacterium genome carries:
- a CDS encoding UvrD-helicase domain-containing protein, translated to MSKTYLDELNPVQREAVECTEGPEMIIAGAGSGKTRVLTYRIAHLLQKGVDPFNVLALTFTNKAAKEMKERIAKIVGHSEAKNIWMGTFHSVFARMLRSEAEKIGYPTNFTIYDTDDAKSLIKTILKEQGLDDKIYKPGSVLSRISSAKNNLISAQSYLNNPQIQEEDRQAAKPKMGIIYEIYRNRCFKAGAMDFDDLLFNTNVLLRDFPAILHKYQHKFKYILVDEYQDTNFSQYLIVKQLAAAFRNICVVGDDAQSIYAFRGATIQNILNFEKDYPELRIFKLEQNYRSTKNIVGAANSVIAKNKDQLKKNVFTDNHEGDIIKVVRTESDNSEGNFVANSIFETKMNEQAHNRDFAILYRTNAQSRAMEEALRRQNIAYRIYGGLSFYQRKEIKDLLAYYRLTINNNDEEALKRIINYPARGIGDTTLDKIIVAANDHNISLWKVIENINEFDIGLNAGSKTKVDEFASMIKSFSAQLKTQNAYDLGQHIAIHSGILKDLYADKSPEGVSRHENIQELLNGMKEFTETELEIVMDETEKENQEEREKNQEATIKNQELERGLLFSETSLNDETQPELKPNSTLNIFMQDIALMTDADKKNETEEDKNKVVLMTIHAAKGLEFPYVYIVGLEENLFPSQMSLTDRADLEEERRLFYVAITRAEKRVTLTYSTSRYRWGNLIYSEPSRFIEELDSKYIQLPAENNGRMFGDEEYSTKPKLQTTGKPKETFVQRPVINKKLVKVNSASKNTSDFDTESLRGLQVGMQVQHDRFGSGKVVSMDGDFPNNKATIFFDGIGQKQLLIKFAKLRIVE
- a CDS encoding sulfotransferase; this encodes MVEPANKQLHFIIGIGRSGTTILNKILNSHPFIHSLPEANFLLFFLNDYKHVTRFTKENIELMFQQIKIFSLSHPLVGWELDFDAAKQKLIDLVSTKEVSYATLCKTIYSEIKVTGKDKSDAIMLIDKNPAFTLSVKQLEKHFPEAKFILLVRDYRANVLSRKQNAYLKSPRVPYNATRWRVFNVIAYRFYKQHPNKVLLLRYEDLVSDYDASMKKVFAFLNVKEEDMKETDLSKVDVAKMEIAEEHKKYFKKKYDDLSKPINTSRVNAWQTELSKEEIVECDAICAGFAKVYGYEEFAPVSFFKKVSILFKYLFIIIPSYLDIKKDQLLYHVSAKMKMNALIKRHESLGFIKSDSSKEKA
- a CDS encoding acyl carrier protein, with the translated sequence MSADINEIKETVKTFVKMRFLKNAEDKELTYSTTLISGGLIDSILTMQLVVFLEQTYHFEFQAHEVDKDNLDTIDIISAFVVKKLNG
- a CDS encoding glutathione peroxidase, whose amino-acid sequence is MKKLKYLLLKLLSPKGVSTRPKNTKMNANAKSFYDFKLKSIEGKEIDFSTYKGKKVLIVNTASECGYTPQYDELQQLHETHGNKITILGFPANNFGGQEPGTNSEIGAFCRKNFGVTFQLFEKVDVTNNELYSWLTDEKQNGWNTEAPKWNFCKYLINENGELVKYYSSAVNPMSDEIVKML
- a CDS encoding T9SS type A sorting domain-containing protein, which encodes MKKLLLSIFTFVATFATAQTTVIDSIISGGIYRNYRIYIPAAYTGTTPRPMVFDLHGYTSSAIAEQAYSNFMPIADTANVIFVYPNGTRDGSGQPFWNAGFGVAMDDIGFISNLIDTLLIQYNIDANCVYSCGMSNGGYMSHTLACELNSKIAAVASVTGSMSTLQLATCTPNRPVPVMQISGDADGTVVYTGSAGSMGIDALVDYWVTNNNCTSTPVFTNVPNTSLTDGCTAEHYVYNGGDLGSTVEKYKIIGGGHTWPGSPFTIGVTNQDFKASEKIWLFFRKYKLNQFVGMNELKGTEQFNLFPNPATNTVTIEGDNISSILIYDVNGKLILESTQKQIDVSALAKGVYSVVVISDKNRSVKKLVKM
- a CDS encoding sulfotransferase, with protein sequence MTEVNPHSFSPKIAFIVGMGRSGTTLLTNMLNSNPEIIASPENEFVIHSYSPFIKKNFNDPAVVDSFIDLFNQNFNRVISIWKPLPELKTDIEHATDKSFANVCKLAYLNYPFSQKNKSNVQWVIDKNPSYSLHIDVLNEIFPQSKYIIIVRDYRDNIISRRKYSDQNVPIHKLAADWNYYYERIFLSLAKNNIPFHLIRYEDLAGQPTESLKSLCTYLGVAYSDEMLNFQELSKEMKKHAVENISKEKNEKIQRMHSNLDKKVNTERVNAFVNELNADEISLLDYACEKLAARFGYEKHLPTQAPSLSNKLYYRYCYLKTSVWGILIKIKYRLPVAFRPSPSRNRI
- a CDS encoding amino acid adenylation domain-containing protein, with product MDKIGKLYQLLEKSAELFPKNTAIVFGGLQISYHQLNSVANQIKQTLLTIGVKEGDRVAISAPKSIEFVASIFGVLKTGGAYLPVDYSAPIERNKFIIQNCEVAALIIHKDIFARFENEFDLVETIGNDLIIAKNKIANLKKSPEDLAYVLYTSGSTGLPKGVMYSNAAALEFVNWSSNTFHPTDTDCFSSHAPFHFDLSIFDVFVSIKHGATLVLIKEDIGKQPLLLAQLIAEQKISIWYSTPSILNMLAEYGKLEKYDFSALRIVLFAGEVFPFIKFNSLKSKIPTPEYFNLYGPTETNVCTYYHLPTRMETTIPIGKVCEHYQSVILDGELLIAGSGIMLGYWNPDGKNPFWNDSNGKLWYKTGDLVEVNGDGNYIFKGRRDRMVKRNGYRIELDEIETVLDKHPNISKSAVVGFVNSDEQMLISAVVLLKNEDERSVIKMKEYCMNHLPSYMVPNDFIFVEELPYTSSHKVDYQQLKRLV